In Acidobacteriota bacterium, a single window of DNA contains:
- a CDS encoding prepilin peptidase: MVSPLFDASLFLPAAGLLGLVWGSFANVLIHRLPRGESVVSPGSRCPACAAPIRWFQNVPLLSWVALRGRCASCRTPISPRYPLVEAAMGGLFLACAAAFGPSPASAIGALFSFLALCLGLIDLEHQILPDRLTLPGIALGLGSSFFVPWTTPWASLLGAVLGAALPAALIGAYALFSVEAMGWGDVKLLAMLGAFLGWKGMLLALFGGALIGTLAGGAYLLAAGKDRRTPLPFGTFLCAAGLGALFWGPAFWSRYQALLLPSPP; this comes from the coding sequence ATGGTGAGCCCCCTGTTCGATGCCTCCCTCTTTCTGCCCGCCGCCGGGCTCTTGGGGCTGGTGTGGGGCTCCTTCGCCAACGTCCTGATCCACCGGCTCCCACGAGGCGAATCCGTGGTCTCGCCGGGTTCCCGCTGTCCCGCCTGCGCCGCTCCCATCCGGTGGTTTCAGAACGTCCCCCTCCTCTCCTGGGTGGCCCTCCGAGGCCGGTGCGCCTCGTGCCGGACGCCCATCAGCCCCCGGTATCCCCTCGTGGAGGCGGCCATGGGAGGGCTCTTTCTCGCGTGCGCCGCCGCCTTCGGCCCCAGCCCCGCCTCCGCCATCGGAGCCCTCTTTTCCTTCCTCGCCCTGTGCCTGGGACTCATCGACCTGGAACACCAGATCCTGCCGGACCGCCTCACCCTCCCCGGCATCGCGCTGGGGCTCGGCTCCTCGTTCTTCGTTCCCTGGACGACCCCCTGGGCGTCCCTCCTCGGGGCGGTCCTCGGCGCGGCCCTGCCCGCGGCCCTCATCGGCGCCTACGCCCTCTTCTCGGTGGAGGCCATGGGCTGGGGAGACGTGAAGCTCCTGGCCATGCTGGGAGCGTTCCTGGGATGGAAGGGGATGCTCCTCGCCCTCTTCGGGGGCGCCTTGATCGGGACCCTGGCCGGGGGGGCGTACCTCCTGGCCGCGGGGAAGGACCGCCGAACCCCCCTGCCCTTCGGCACGTTTCTTTGCGCCGCCGGTCTCGGAGCCCTCTTTTGGGGACCGGCCTTCTGGAGCCGGTACCAGGCGCTCCTCCTCCCCTCCCCGCCATGA